In one Musa acuminata AAA Group cultivar baxijiao chromosome BXJ2-5, Cavendish_Baxijiao_AAA, whole genome shotgun sequence genomic region, the following are encoded:
- the LOC103986385 gene encoding uncharacterized protein LOC103986385, with amino-acid sequence MLSLQQGLPEFRTWNEETNGGHGRFCDSDGHGVDQWMVSSEWKKKATFPTDPADHCHGDDDDDKNASLGSEEHVHDVEDAPVAAYELSLRDLVKLPGIVTAMQENQTDGVEFSQQESRSWEERRKTDQATKGAWRKSRSVDNGAVLLKMFFPVSLGGRRRSGITGSASRTMPKPSSTKGDDGEHCKNSSSGNTSRRKGGCSFFFQASRSKSRKNGGCNC; translated from the exons ATGCTTTCTTTGCAGCAAGGCTTGCCTGAGTTCAGAACATGGAATGAAGAAACCAATGGTGGCCATGGCCGTTTCTGCGACTCCGATGGCCATGGAGTAGACCAATGGATGGTGAGTTCAGAGTGGAAGAAGAAAGCAACCTTCCCAACAGATCCAGCCGATCATTgccatggtgatgatgatgatgacaagaaCGCTTCTTTGGGCTCGGAAGAGCATGTGCACGACGTCGAGGACGCGCCGGTGGCAGCTTATGAGCTCTCGCTCAGGGATCTGGTGAAGCTACCTGGAATCGTGACCGCCATGCAGGAGAACCAAACCGATGGCGTAGAATTCTCGCAGCAGGAATCAAGAAGTTGGGAGGAGAGAAGGAAGACGGACCAGGCGACGAAAGGAGCTTGGAGGAAGAGCCGCAGCGTCGACAATGGAGCAGTCCTTCTAAAGATGTTCTTCCCAGTATCCCTGGGCGGAAGGAGGAGGTCTGGAATCACCGGATCTGCTTCCAGGACAATGCCAAAGCCTTCATCAACAAAGGGAGACGATGGCGAACACTGTAAGAACAGTAGTTCGGGCAACACAAGCAG GAGAAAGGGAGGCTGTTCCTTCTTCTTTCAGGCGAGCAGAAGTAAATCCAGGAAGAATGGAGGATGCAACTGTTGA
- the LOC103986384 gene encoding probable magnesium transporter NIPA4 — protein MAPATAASGGSWVESDSGMSSDNIKGLVLALSSSFFIGASFIVKKKGLKKAAASGVRAGAGGYAYLYEPLWWAGMIAMVVGEVANFAAYAFAPAILVTPLGALSIIISAVLAHIILRERLHIFGIFGCILCVVGSTTIVLHAPQEREIVSVTEVWDLATEPAFLLYATTVLVAAFMLIFHFVPRYGQTHIMVYIGVCSLVGSLSVMSVKALGIALKLTFSGMNQLVYSQTWVFMIIVIACIITQMNYLNKALDTFNTAVVSPIYYVMFTSLTILASVIMFKDWDRQDPTQIVTEMGGFITILSGTFLLHETKDMADGLPPSTSGRLQKHADEDGYLPEGTPLRPQESFRLP, from the exons ATGGCGCCCGCCACCGCGGCGTCCGGAGGGAGCTGGGTTGAGTCGGATAGCGGCATGTCCTCCGATAACATCAAGGGTTTGGTCCTCGCGTTGTCCTCGAGCTTCTTCATCGGTGCCAGTTTTATCGTCAAGAAGAAGGGGTTGAAGAAGGCTGCCGCTTCCGGTGTCAGAGCAG GAGCAGGTGGTTATGCATACTTGTATGAACCACTGTGGTGGGCAGGCATGATAGCAA TGGTTGTTGGGGAAGTTGCTAACTTTGCAGCATATGCATTTGCTCCAGCTATTCTGGTCACTCCTCTTGGTGCTCTTAGCATAATCATCAG TGCTGTACTTGCACATATCATTTTAAGGGAAAGGCTACATATATTTGGCATTTTTGGCTGCATTCTCTGTGTTGTGGGATCCACAACAATTGTTCTCCATGCCCCTCAGGAGCGTGAGATCGTGTCTGTAACGGAAGTCTGGGATTTGGCAACTGAACCAG CTTTTCTATTGTATGCAACAACCGTGCTTGTAGCAGCCTTTATGCTTATATTCCATTTTGTCCCTCGATATGGGCAAACACATATAATGGTCTATATTGGTGTTTGCTCTCTTGTAGGGTCTCTCTCG GTTATGAGTGTTAAGGCTCTTGGAATTGCTCTGAAGTTGACATTTTCAGGAATGAACCAGTTGGTTTATTCCCAAACCTGGGTATTCATGATCATAGTAATTGCATGTATCATTACCCAAATGAACTATCTGAACAAG GCACTTGATACATTTAACACAGCTGTTGTATCACCCATATACTATGTGATGTTTACATCATTAACCATTTTGGCTAGTGTGATTATGTTCAAG GATTGGGATCGACAAGATCCCACACAGATCGTCACAGAGATGGGTGGCTTCATCACAATTCTTTCCGGGACATTTCTTCTCCACGAGACTAAGGACATGGCTGATG GTCTACCGCCATCAACCTCCGGCCGCCTCCAAAAACATGCCGACGAGGATGGCTATCTCCCTGAAGGCACTCCTCTCCGGCCTCAGGAATCCTTTCGGCTGCCATGA